In Leptospira harrisiae, a genomic segment contains:
- a CDS encoding response regulator, protein MNITPLQTEKNAILCVDDEPILLLSLVQELKREIGGGFTYETAQNPEEAMEVIDDLCRSGVEVILILSDWLMPGMRGDEFLIQVHQKYPQIKSILISGHADREAINRVKEEAKTYAIFSKPWNSRELLDAVRFCCNLT, encoded by the coding sequence TTGAATATTACGCCGCTACAAACTGAAAAAAACGCAATCCTATGCGTGGATGATGAGCCGATTCTTTTACTTTCCCTCGTACAAGAACTAAAACGAGAAATTGGTGGTGGTTTTACTTATGAAACTGCACAAAACCCTGAGGAAGCGATGGAAGTGATCGATGACCTTTGTCGTTCTGGAGTCGAAGTCATTCTCATCCTTTCTGATTGGCTGATGCCTGGAATGCGTGGAGACGAATTTCTCATCCAAGTCCATCAAAAATACCCACAAATTAAATCCATTCTGATTTCAGGGCATGCTGACCGCGAAGCCATCAATCGAGTGAAAGAAGAAGCAAAAACTTATGCCATTTTTTCCAAACCTTGGAATAGCAGGGAATTACTCGATGCAGTTCGTTTCTGTTGCAATTTGACCTAA
- a CDS encoding Smr/MutS family protein, giving the protein MRTIYIRKLRFEEARIKLERELHDAFMDGESYVEILHGIGEGILRRMAIDYVETCGFLKLVETDPMFRSNPGATIVEILAPSKEYINRLKS; this is encoded by the coding sequence GTGCGTACCATCTACATCCGCAAACTCCGATTTGAAGAAGCTCGTATCAAACTAGAACGAGAACTTCACGATGCCTTTATGGACGGAGAATCCTATGTGGAAATCCTACATGGGATTGGAGAAGGAATTCTCAGGCGAATGGCGATTGACTACGTGGAGACTTGCGGTTTTCTGAAACTAGTGGAGACCGATCCGATGTTTCGGTCAAATCCAGGCGCAACAATTGTCGAAATTCTCGCTCCTTCAAAAGAATACATCAACCGATTGAAATCATGA
- the cimA gene encoding (R)-citramalate synthase CimA: MTEPNSKIEILDVTLRDGEQTNGVSFSWRQKLNITKHLLMDLKTDRVEIASARVSPGEFEAVKRIVEWAKSENLHDRIEILGFVDYDKTVEWMKGTGVRVLNLLTKGSLNHLTNQLRKTPSEHFLDIQKTVEFAASSGISVNVYLEDWSNGYTYSREYVLEYLNVVSKFPVRKFYLADTLGVLSPLEVRTAVSDLVKEFPQLWFEFHGHNDYDLAVANCLEAVSAGVRGLHVAVNGLGERAGNSPLEAVVTAIHDKTKYKTSIVEKEITNASRLVAVFSGKRISDNRPIVGEDVFTQTAGVHADGDKKGNLYANPILPERFGRSRVYALGKLAGKASITENLKQLGMVLSPEIEKKVLERVIELGDQNKTVTKEDLPYIISDITGENLEASFRIETCTVTSGIGVKPKAEVKVNFQGKDYAAKGEGDGGYDAFMNALGKILKELKIQIPKLYDYEVRIPPGGNTNALVETVITWKVEGETHPIRTIGIDSDQQVAAVKATERLLHILLGNV; encoded by the coding sequence ATGACCGAACCAAACTCTAAGATAGAAATCCTCGACGTCACTTTACGAGATGGGGAACAAACAAACGGTGTCTCGTTTTCCTGGCGGCAAAAACTAAATATCACCAAACATTTGCTAATGGATTTGAAAACGGACCGTGTGGAAATTGCAAGCGCACGTGTTTCGCCTGGTGAATTCGAAGCTGTCAAAAGAATTGTGGAATGGGCGAAATCCGAAAACCTACACGATCGAATCGAGATTTTGGGATTTGTTGATTACGATAAAACAGTAGAATGGATGAAAGGAACTGGGGTTCGAGTTCTTAATCTTCTCACTAAAGGTTCATTAAACCACTTAACAAATCAACTTCGAAAAACTCCTTCGGAACATTTTTTAGATATACAAAAAACTGTAGAATTTGCTGCTTCTTCTGGAATTTCGGTAAATGTTTATTTGGAAGATTGGTCAAATGGCTACACATATTCTCGAGAATATGTATTAGAATATTTGAATGTTGTATCAAAATTTCCAGTTCGTAAATTTTATTTAGCAGATACTCTTGGAGTTTTGTCTCCATTAGAAGTTCGGACAGCCGTTTCCGATTTAGTAAAAGAGTTTCCTCAACTTTGGTTTGAGTTCCATGGACATAATGATTATGATTTAGCTGTTGCTAATTGTTTGGAAGCAGTGAGTGCCGGTGTTCGTGGGCTTCATGTGGCTGTGAATGGTCTTGGGGAACGGGCCGGAAATTCTCCTTTGGAAGCTGTTGTTACTGCAATTCATGACAAAACAAAATATAAAACTTCCATAGTGGAAAAAGAAATCACCAATGCATCTAGGCTTGTTGCCGTTTTCTCTGGTAAACGAATTTCGGATAACAGACCAATTGTTGGTGAAGATGTATTTACCCAAACTGCAGGGGTTCATGCGGATGGGGATAAAAAAGGAAATTTATATGCCAATCCAATTTTACCAGAACGGTTCGGGAGATCTCGGGTTTACGCATTAGGAAAGTTAGCTGGTAAGGCCAGCATTACTGAAAATTTAAAACAATTAGGAATGGTCCTGTCTCCTGAAATTGAAAAAAAAGTTTTGGAAAGGGTGATTGAACTTGGTGACCAGAATAAAACCGTCACCAAGGAAGACCTTCCCTATATCATCTCTGATATCACTGGCGAAAATCTGGAAGCAAGTTTTCGCATTGAGACTTGCACCGTAACGAGTGGGATCGGAGTCAAACCAAAGGCCGAAGTAAAAGTGAATTTCCAAGGGAAGGATTACGCGGCAAAGGGAGAAGGGGACGGTGGTTACGATGCTTTTATGAATGCCCTTGGTAAAATTTTAAAAGAATTAAAAATCCAAATTCCAAAACTCTATGACTATGAAGTTCGGATTCCTCCCGGAGGAAATACCAATGCTTTGGTCGAAACGGTCATTACTTGGAAAGTGGAAGGTGAAACTCATCCCATTCGCACTATCGGCATTGACTCTGACCAACAAGTGGCAGCTGTGAAAGCCACAGAACGATTGTTACATATTCTACTCGGAAACGTATGA
- the pth gene encoding aminoacyl-tRNA hydrolase, whose product MIHFLIVGLGNPGDKYKNTRHNIGFMILDALASSFSVSFKDSKKYMESTHTLDGDKIHLLKPLEFMNLSGKSTQTLANLYKIPPSQILVVQDEVDLPFGKIKNKIGGGTAGHNGLKDIVAKLGSQDFHRLRFGVGKPDKGGMEVADFVLQNFNSEEKSNLDNLIKESVTKIEEWVRTNRNLIRKENGG is encoded by the coding sequence ATGATTCATTTTCTCATTGTGGGCCTAGGGAATCCAGGCGATAAATATAAAAACACTCGCCATAACATTGGTTTTATGATCTTGGATGCTCTTGCGAGTAGTTTCAGTGTTTCTTTCAAAGATTCCAAAAAATATATGGAATCAACTCATACTTTAGATGGGGATAAAATTCATCTTTTAAAGCCATTAGAGTTCATGAATCTTTCCGGAAAATCCACACAAACCCTCGCAAATTTATATAAAATTCCTCCTTCCCAGATTCTAGTGGTTCAGGACGAAGTAGATTTACCTTTTGGTAAAATCAAAAATAAAATTGGTGGCGGTACGGCAGGTCACAACGGACTAAAGGATATTGTAGCAAAACTTGGTTCACAAGATTTTCACAGGTTGCGATTTGGAGTTGGCAAACCAGATAAAGGTGGAATGGAAGTGGCTGATTTTGTGTTACAGAATTTTAATTCGGAAGAAAAAAGTAACTTGGACAATCTAATTAAAGAATCGGTTACGAAAATTGAAGAATGGGTTCGAACCAATCGCAATCTAATCCGAAAAGAAAACGGAGGATAA
- a CDS encoding YqaA family protein has protein sequence MTKDKETTINLRSLIIQTILSIVIVLVIVFGLAFFFRKELLGFSEHFVRIFGYWGLFVGMILSDSLPAFVPPDAFLMLAITGEMDPILTILSMSFGSILGGSLAYFIGLYLIPRFHLGRQMVLHYEEKLLPYLRKYGFGAVVLSALTPIPYSWMAYTVGTFKMRYSLFLFGSLFRFVRVTVYFYAMYLGWITGG, from the coding sequence ATGACTAAAGACAAAGAAACCACTATCAACCTTCGTAGTCTCATCATTCAAACCATCTTATCAATTGTAATTGTATTGGTCATAGTGTTTGGCCTTGCCTTTTTTTTTCGAAAGGAACTACTCGGATTTAGCGAACATTTTGTAAGAATTTTTGGTTATTGGGGACTTTTTGTGGGGATGATCCTTTCGGATAGCCTTCCCGCTTTTGTTCCACCCGATGCTTTTCTAATGCTTGCAATAACAGGGGAAATGGACCCAATTCTTACAATTCTATCCATGTCTTTTGGGAGCATACTTGGTGGATCACTTGCATATTTCATTGGCTTATACCTAATTCCTAGATTCCATTTAGGTAGACAGATGGTTTTGCATTATGAAGAAAAACTCCTTCCTTATCTCCGTAAGTATGGTTTTGGCGCAGTAGTTCTGAGCGCACTCACACCCATTCCTTATTCTTGGATGGCATACACTGTCGGAACGTTTAAAATGCGTTATTCGTTATTTTTGTTTGGTTCACTATTTCGGTTTGTGCGTGTGACCGTTTATTTTTATGCCATGTATCTTGGATGGATCACTGGAGGATAG